A genomic region of Thermodesulfobium narugense DSM 14796 contains the following coding sequences:
- a CDS encoding glucose-1-phosphate thymidylyltransferase, translating to MERAKALILSGGKGTRLRPFTYTFTKQLIPVANRPILYFVIDDILQAGIEDIGIIIAPETGEEVRKVLSEYTFENKRVSFNFILQEKPLGLAHAVKTAQDFLKDSPFVMFLGDNLIENGISSYVDRFFTENLDALIFLKEVDDPTRFGVAVLDDEGNVKKLIEKPKNPPSNLALVGVYIFSNKIHDAIKIIKPSWRNELEITDAIDMMVSKKNSVKAQILEGWWLDTGKKDEILEANRVVLDERIKREILGDVVDSKIIGRVQVASSAKIERSEIRGPAVIGEGAVVVDSFIGPYTSIGDRCYISKSEIEHSVILEESRIFAVARIDASLIGRRAQIIKKQGLVKAYKFFIGDDAQVEVY from the coding sequence ATGGAGAGAGCAAAAGCCTTAATATTGAGCGGGGGTAAGGGTACAAGACTTAGACCCTTTACCTATACCTTTACAAAACAACTAATACCTGTAGCTAACAGACCTATACTTTATTTTGTTATAGATGACATATTGCAAGCCGGTATAGAGGACATTGGTATTATAATAGCTCCTGAGACAGGAGAAGAGGTAAGAAAGGTACTTTCAGAATATACTTTTGAAAATAAAAGGGTAAGCTTTAATTTTATCTTACAAGAAAAGCCTTTGGGTTTGGCACATGCGGTAAAAACTGCCCAAGACTTTTTAAAAGATAGTCCTTTTGTAATGTTTTTGGGCGATAATCTTATTGAAAATGGCATTAGTTCTTATGTAGATAGATTTTTTACTGAAAACCTTGACGCTTTAATATTCCTAAAAGAAGTTGACGATCCTACAAGATTTGGGGTGGCTGTCTTAGATGATGAAGGTAATGTAAAAAAGCTTATAGAAAAACCAAAAAACCCTCCATCCAATCTTGCTCTTGTAGGAGTATACATTTTTTCAAACAAGATTCACGATGCTATAAAGATTATAAAGCCATCCTGGAGAAACGAGCTTGAGATTACAGACGCAATAGATATGATGGTTTCAAAAAAGAATTCTGTAAAGGCTCAGATATTAGAAGGATGGTGGTTGGACACAGGAAAAAAGGATGAAATTTTAGAGGCAAATAGGGTAGTTTTGGATGAGAGAATAAAAAGAGAAATTCTTGGAGATGTCGTTGATTCTAAAATTATTGGTAGAGTGCAGGTTGCCAGTTCTGCAAAAATTGAAAGGAGTGAAATAAGAGGGCCGGCTGTTATTGGAGAGGGGGCTGTTGTAGTTGACTCATTTATTGGGCCATATACTAGTATCGGAGACAGGTGTTATATCTCAAAAAGCGAGATCGAACACTCTGTGATTCTTGAAGAAAGTAGAATTTTTGCTGTGGCCAGAATAGATGCTTCTTTGATAGGGAGAAGAGCACAAATTATAAAAAAGCAGGGCCTAGTTAAAGCGTATAAATTTTTTATAGGCGACGATGCTCAGGTTGAGGTATATTAA